The following proteins are co-located in the Palaemon carinicauda isolate YSFRI2023 chromosome 30, ASM3689809v2, whole genome shotgun sequence genome:
- the LOC137623380 gene encoding uncharacterized protein: MHTLGIPPNTSHSLTEVLDTQQKHFHSLRNEALRRREFLSCKQAVGESFADYYTRLKDLADEVDLCTGNPTSCTERQLQMVILTGVRDEELIQHLIPLQPLSALAEFVTCCRSYESTSATVSAFASSPNQVNAVSTYKKNQHLHKRTYHRSPDQRSHQSHNNDPYQYSSRKHDSGQCPATSASCNNCGRTGHWPLTQKCPAKEAQCNTCN; this comes from the coding sequence AtgcatacactgggcatccctcccaacacatcacattcccttacagaggtgttggatacacaGCAGAAGCATTTTCacagccttagaaatgaagccttacgacgcagAGAATTTTTGTCTTGTAAACAGGCTGTCGGAGAATCGTTTGCAGACTACTACACACGCCTCAAAGATCTTGCTGATGAAGTagacttatgcactggcaaccccacctcttgcactgaacggcaattgcagatggtaattttgacGGGGGTGAGAGATGAAGAGTTAATACAACAccttatccccctccaaccctTATCTgccctcgcagagtttgtgacatgctgccgctcctacgaatctacaAGTGCAACTGTATCAGCCTTTGCATCTTCCCCTAAccaagtcaacgcagtatctacatacaagaagaacCAACATCTACACAAGAGGACTTATCATCGATCTCCTGACCAACGCTCTCACCAATCTCATAACAATGACCCTTATCAATATTCCTCTCGCAAACACGATTCCGGACAATGCCCAGCTACTAGTGCATCATGCAATAACTGCGGACGCACAGGTCATTGGCCCCTCACTCAGAAATGCCCTGCaaaggaagctcagtgcaatacCTGCAATtaa